The following coding sequences are from one Diabrotica virgifera virgifera chromosome 2, PGI_DIABVI_V3a window:
- the LOC114330880 gene encoding serine-arginine protein 55-like → MATRVFVGGLTYKIRERDLEKFFRKYGRIKEVSMKNGYAFVEFDDHRDADDACYELNGKDLMGERITVERARGTPRGSDQWRGSGRDRGYSGYSGPRGRNDNSRARDKYGPPTRTEYRVIVENLSSRCSWQDLKDYMRKAGEVTFADAHKLVPNEGVVEFVSYSDMKNAIEKLDDTEINGRRIRVFEDRRGGRKNNRSVSRSRSRSRRRSKSRSASRNKSHSKSRSRSHSKDNKRRSNSRSEDRI, encoded by the coding sequence ATGGCAACCCGAGTGTTTGTGGGTGGTCTTACTTACAAAATTCGCGAACGTGACTTAGAAAAGTTCTTCAGAAAGTATGGAAGAATCAAGGAGGTTTCCATGAAGAATGGTTATGCATTTGTGGAATTCGACGATCACAGAGACGCCGACGACGCTTGCTATGAGCTAAACGGTAAGGACTTAATGGGGGAAAGAATTACTGTAGAAAGAGCCCGTGGTACGCCCCGCGGAAGTGATCAATGGCGGGGAAGCGGTCGAGATAGAGGTTATTCAGGTTATAGCGGTCCACGCGGTAGAAACGATAATTCTAGAGCTCGTGACAAATATGGGCCCCCGACGCGTACAGAATACAGAGTTATTGTTGAAAACTTGTCTAGCCGTTGTAGCTGGCAAGATTTGAAGGATTACATGCGTAAAGCCGGTGAGGTAACCTTTGCTGATGCTCATAAACTAGTTCCAAACGAGGGAGTCGTCGAATTTGTTTCATACAGCGATATGAAAAATGCTATTGAAAAGCTTGATGATACTGAAATTAACGGACGCAGAATTAGAGTTTTCGAAGACAGAAGAGGTGGACGAAAAAACAACAGATCTGTAAGTCGCAGCCGATCACGATCAAGGCGTCGTTCCAAGTCAAGAAGTGCCAGCCGTAATAAGAGCCATTCTAAGTCAAGATCTAGATCACATTCCAAAGATAATAAGAGGAGGTCAAATTCTAGATCTGAAGACAGAATTTAA